A single genomic interval of Bos indicus isolate NIAB-ARS_2022 breed Sahiwal x Tharparkar chromosome 5, NIAB-ARS_B.indTharparkar_mat_pri_1.0, whole genome shotgun sequence harbors:
- the NOP2 gene encoding 28S rRNA (cytosine(4447)-C(5))-methyltransferase codes for MGRKLDPTKKEKRGPGRKARKQKGAETELAKFLPAGGDENSKRLSSRARKRAAKRRLGSAEAPETNKSPGAKPLPGKLPKGAVQTPGKKEALSLFNIARGKKRPAPTHSSAEEEEDSEGDGVVNQEDLWGSEDSDAGMIDDYGAGSNSEDEDEDDGEELLPIERAARKQKAQEAVAGDQWSEAETDEEEEEEQVSAESGPREDEESEGGLQINVDEEEPFLLPPAGEVEQDTQAPDLQRVHKRIQDIVGVLRDFGTQREEGRSRSEYLQRLRKDLATYYSYGDFLLGKLMDLFPLSELVEFLEANEVPRPITLRTNTLKTRRRDLAQALINRGVNLDPLGKWSKTGLVVYDSSVPIGATPEYLAGHYMLQGASSMLPVMALAPQEHERILDMCCAPGGKTSYIAQLMKNTGVILANDANAERLKSVVGNLHRLGVTNAIISHYDGRQFPKVVGGFDRVLLDAPCSGTGVISKDPAVKTNKDEKDILRCAHLQKELLLSAIDSVNATSKTGGYLVYCTCSIMVEENEWVVDYALKKRNVRLVPTGLDFGQEGFTRFRERRFHPTLRSTRRFYPHTHNMDGFFIAKFKKFSNSIPQSQTGNSATSTPTNPDLPNVNGQVTPKSESGSPSTKKAGQAKQRLQKQQHPKKSSFQKQNGISKGTDTELSTVSAVTKAQASSKLQDSSQPPETAAVVREPKEAGKLKQHSPKLQSFRKAAFRKQHAPPKAMDTDLPAAPSLSKTQATPKPEDRDQPFGNTTGAEKVKQQVAEQPFKKAAFQKQNGTPKGPKTPTMSSRSSSQPPPAKRRKSQSRGGRQPALTSVDG; via the exons ATGGGGCGCAAATTGGACCCTACGAAGAAGGAGAAGCGCGGGCCGGGCCGAAAGGCCCGGAAACAGAAAGGTGCAGAGACCGAACTCGCCAAATTCTTGCCTGCAG gtGGTGATGAAAATTCTAAAAGGCTGTCAAGTCGTGCTCGAAAGAG GGCAGCCAAGAGAAGGTTGGGCTCTGCTGAAGCCCCTGAGACGAATAAGTCCCCTGGGGCCAAACCGTTGCCTGGAAAGCTACCAAAAG GAGCTGTCCAGACACCTGGTAAGAAGGAAGCCTTGTCCTTATTTAACATTGCTCGAGGCAAGAAGCGCCCAGCACCAACCCATAGCagtgcagaggaggaggaagactctGAAGGGGACGGTGTGGTGAACCAGGAGGACCTCTGGGGCTCCGAGGACAGTGATGCCGGTATGATAGATGACTATGGAGCTGGCTCCAACTCAGAGGATGAAGATGAGGATGACGGTGAAGAG TTGTTGCCCATTGAAAGGGCTGCTCGAAAGCAGAAGGCCCAGGAAGCGGTTGCTGG GGACCAGTGGAGCGAGGCAGAGACtgatgaagaggaggaagaggagcaggtgTCTGCAGAGTCGGGCCCCAGAGAGGACGAGGAGTCTGAAGGGGGCCTGCAGATCAATGTGGACGAGGAGGAGCCTTTTCTGCTGCCCCCTGCTGGGGAGGTGGAGCAGG ATACCCAGGCTCCAGACTTGCAGCGTGTTCACAAACGCATCCAGGATATAGTAGGTGTGCTGCGTGACTTCGGGACTCAGCGGGAGGAGGGTCGGTCTCGCTCGGAATACCTGCAGCGGCTTCGAAAGGACCTGGCCACTTACTACTCGTACGGCGACTTCCTGCTGGGCAAGCTCATGGACCTCTTCCCTCTGTCCGAG CTGGTGGAGTTCCTGGAAGCCAACGAGGTGCCTCGGCCCATCACCCTCAGAACCAACACCTTGAAGACCCGGCGCCGGGACCTTGCTCAg GCACTCATCAATCGTGGAGTTAATCTGGACCCCCTGGGCAAGTGGTCCAAGACAGGACTTGTGGTGTATGACTCTTCGGTGCCCATTG GGGCCACGCCTGAGTACCTGGCCGGGCACTATATGCTGCAGGGGGCCTCCAGCATGTTGCCTGTCATGGCCTTGGCACCCCAGGAACACGAGCGGATCCTGGACATGTGCTGTGCCCCTGGAGGAAAGACCAGCTACATAG CCCAGCTCATGAAGAACACAGGGGTGATCCTCGCCAACGACGCCAATGCCGAGCGGCTCAAGAGCGTGGTGGGCAACCTGCACCGGCTGGGGGTCACCAATGCCATCATCAGCCACTACGACGGGCGCCAGTTCCCCAAG gTGGTGGGCGGCTTTGACCGAGTCCTGCTGGACGCTCCCTGCAGTGGCACCGGGGTCATCTCCAAGGACCCTGCCGTGAAGACGAACAAG gacgagaaggacATCCTACGCTGTGCCCACCTGCAAAAGGAGCTGCTCCTGAGTGCTATCGACTCTGTCAACGCCACCTCCAAGACGGGGGGCTACCTTGTCTACTGCACCTGCTCCATCATG GTGGAGGAGAACGAGTGGGTGGTGGACTATGCCCTGAAAAAGAGAAATGTGCGCCTGGTGCCCACCGGCCTGGACTTCGGCCAGGAGGGCTTCACCCGCTTCCGGGAAAGGCGCTTCCACCCCACGCTGCGCTCCACCCGCCGCTTCTACCCTCACACCCACAACATGGATGGCTTCTTTATTGCCAAGTTCAAGAAATTCTCCAATTCTATCCCCCAGTCCCAAACGG GAAATTCTGCGACATCCACCCCCACAAACCCAGACTTGCCCAACGTGAATGGGCAGGTGACCCCCAAGTCTGAGAGTGGCAGCCCATCTACCAAGAAGGCTGGTCAGGCAAAGCAACGGCTGCAGAAACAGCAGCATCCCAAGAAGTCTTCCTTCCAGAAGCAGAATGGCATCTCCAAAGGGACGGACACAGAATTGTCTACTGTGTCTGCTGTCACAAAGGCCCAGGCGTCCTCCAAGCTCCAGGACAGTAGTCAGCCGCCCGAAACAGCAGCAGTGGTCAGGGAACCGAAGGAGGCTGGGAAGCTAAAGCAACATTCACCCAAACTGCAGTCCTTCAGGAAAGCTGCCTTCCGGAAGCAGCATGCTCCTCCCAAGGCCATGGACACAGACTTGCCCGCAGCACCATCCCTCTCCAAGACCCAGGCCACACCCAAGCCTGAGGACCGTGACCAGCCCTTTGGAAACACCACAGGGGCTGAGAAGGTTAAGCAGCAGGTGGCAGAGCAACCTTTCAAGAAAGCTGCCTTCCAGAAACAGAATGGTACCCCCAAGGGACCTAAGACTCCCACCATGTCCTCCCGCAGTTCCAGCCAGCCCCCGCCAGCAAAGAGGAGAAAATCTCAGTCCAGAGGCGGCCGCCAGCCTGCGCTGACTTCAGTGGATGGTTGA